From a region of the Streptomyces sp. B21-083 genome:
- a CDS encoding pyridoxine/pyridoxamine 5'-phosphate oxidase, with protein sequence MAPSSSARPEPDLHDLLRTLRVWSPEVTTLPAFDPESAPADPLPLFTTWFAEAVAAGQPEPHTMSLATSDADGLPDVRTVMLHGADADGWTFASHSGSSKGRQLAAHPYAALHFYWPALGRQIRLRGPVESAPSPEAQADLHARSTGALAAALTGRQSEVLGSLAELERTSQEAWERAQREPTAPAPTWTLYRLRPDEAEFFQGDAQRRHVRLKYRRTEAGSPASWLRELLWP encoded by the coding sequence ATGGCACCTTCTTCTTCCGCGCGGCCGGAACCGGATCTCCACGACCTGCTCAGGACGCTGCGGGTGTGGTCGCCTGAGGTCACCACGCTGCCGGCCTTCGACCCGGAGTCCGCCCCCGCCGACCCGCTCCCCCTCTTCACCACCTGGTTCGCGGAAGCGGTCGCCGCCGGGCAGCCCGAGCCGCACACCATGTCCCTGGCCACGTCGGACGCGGACGGTTTGCCGGACGTACGCACCGTGATGCTGCACGGCGCGGACGCCGACGGCTGGACCTTCGCCTCGCACTCCGGAAGCAGCAAGGGACGCCAACTCGCGGCACACCCCTACGCGGCACTCCACTTCTACTGGCCCGCCCTCGGCCGCCAGATCCGGCTGCGGGGCCCTGTCGAGTCCGCCCCCTCGCCCGAGGCACAGGCCGACCTGCACGCCCGCTCGACGGGAGCACTGGCCGCCGCGCTGACCGGCCGCCAGAGCGAAGTACTGGGCTCGCTGGCCGAGTTGGAGCGCACTTCCCAGGAGGCCTGGGAGCGGGCGCAGCGCGAACCGACCGCCCCCGCCCCGACCTGGACCCTGTACCGACTGCGCCCCGACGAGGCCGAGTTCTTCCAGGGAGACGCCCAGCGCCGCCACGTACGCCTCAAGTACCGCCGTACGGAAGCGGGTTCGCCTGCGAGCTGGCTCAGGGAGCTGCTCTGGCCGTAG
- a CDS encoding GNAT family N-acetyltransferase: MAHIHERSHAHPVPEFPELLGQGLRLRQWRADQDTDVDAWLRGLTDPDFQRWNTPMKPVTDLDSARDSLGTRSGTAPDGTRVSFCVTDVVTGAILGHLGVNDIDPFIRVARVGYWVLPEARGKRVATRALALGARWAFDSLGLNRLELGHAIGHDASCRVAERCGFRYEGTLRGAMFEERRQDTFRDIHLHGRIAQDPEPAPPTARAAP; this comes from the coding sequence ATGGCCCACATTCATGAGCGGTCCCACGCCCACCCCGTGCCCGAGTTTCCCGAACTGCTCGGCCAGGGACTCCGGCTGCGGCAGTGGCGCGCGGACCAGGACACCGACGTCGACGCGTGGCTGCGCGGGCTGACCGACCCGGACTTCCAGCGGTGGAACACCCCGATGAAGCCGGTCACCGACCTCGACAGCGCCCGGGACTCCCTCGGCACCCGCTCCGGGACCGCGCCGGACGGCACCCGGGTGTCCTTCTGCGTCACGGACGTCGTCACCGGCGCGATACTCGGCCACCTCGGCGTCAACGACATCGACCCCTTCATACGGGTCGCCCGCGTCGGCTACTGGGTCCTCCCCGAGGCCCGCGGCAAGCGCGTGGCCACCCGCGCTCTGGCTCTCGGCGCGCGCTGGGCCTTCGACAGCCTCGGCCTCAACCGCCTCGAACTCGGTCACGCCATCGGCCACGACGCCTCCTGCCGCGTCGCCGAACGCTGCGGATTCCGGTACGAGGGAACCCTGCGAGGTGCGATGTTCGAGGAACGGCGCCAGGACACGTTCCGGGACATCCACCTGCACGGGCGGATCGCCCAGGACCCCGAGCCGGCTCCGCCTACGGCCAGAGCAGCTCCCTGA